One Rosa chinensis cultivar Old Blush chromosome 5, RchiOBHm-V2, whole genome shotgun sequence genomic region harbors:
- the LOC112166737 gene encoding LOW QUALITY PROTEIN: UDP-glycosyltransferase 43-like (The sequence of the model RefSeq protein was modified relative to this genomic sequence to represent the inferred CDS: substituted 1 base at 1 genomic stop codon), translating to MSKSEVVFISTPAIGNLVPLVEFAQLLVNHDPRFHATILIITMPQRPTVNTYIQSHASASATSINFLHLVLPIVDPLAEDEYXSSIAYLSLLIQKHKPHVKHALAELMSSAESNRVAFFVDMFCTSMIDVANELEIPCYMYFASPATFLSFMFHIQVLDAEISTDFGDLDTELTIPGFANSVPPLVLPTALLSKKGDTYPSYLSHTARYKEPKGIVVNTFKELEPHALSSLAASDVPRVHAIGPILDLNGPGQWQDPDRYESVVKWLDDQPPSSVVLLCFGSMGSLSGPQVREIAFGLERAGFRFLWALREPPKSAVYLPSDPVNVDEVLPHGFLERTCKLGLVCGWVPQVKILAHQAIGGFISHCGWNSILESLWYGVPIATWPIYAEQQMNAFEMVKELGLAVEIRLDYREGSNLVMAEEVERSIKSLMDGDHVVRTRVKDMREKSRGALMENGSAYKALEGLIEELMPKI from the exons ATGAGCAAATCGGAGGTGGTGTTCATCTCAACCCCCGCAATCGGAAACCTAGTCCCACTCGTCGAGTTCGCTCAGCTCCTAGTCAACCATGACCCTCGATTCCACGCCACCATCCTCATCATCACCATGCCCCAAAGACCCACCGTCAACACTTACATCCAATCCCACGCCTCCGCGTCAGCCACCAGCATCAACTTCCTCCACCTTGTA CTCCCTATCGTAGACCCACTTGCAGAGGATGAGTACTAGTCCTCCATCGCCTACCTTTCCCTACTAATACAAAAACACAAGCCCCACGTAAAGCATGCTCTAGCTGAACTCATGTCCTCGGCCGAGTCAAACCGAGTTGCGTTTTTCGTGGACATGTTTTGTACGTCCATGATCGACGTTGCCAACGAGCTTGAGATTCCTTGTTATATGTATTTCGCTTCTCCGGCGACGTTTCTGAGCTTCATGTTTCATATTCAGGTCTTGGACGCCGAAATTTCAACCGACTTTGGCGACTTGGATACGGAGTTGACTATACCGGGTTTTGCTAACTCGGTGCCTCCACTGGTGTTGCCGACGGCGCTGTTGAGTAAGAAGGGGGATACGTACCCTTCCTATTTATCCCATACGGCAAGGTACAAGGAACCCAAGGGTATTGTTGTCAATACGTTCAAGGAACTGGAGCCACACGCGCTTAGCTCGCTGGCTGCGAGTGATGTGCCGCGAGTTCACGCTATTGGGCCGATTCTTGATCTTAATGGGCCCGGCCAATGGCAGGATCCCGACCGGTACGAGAGCGTGGTGAAGTGGCTTGATGACCAGCCTCCATCGTCTGTGGTGTTGTTGTGCTTTGGGAGCATGGGGAGTCTTAGTGGGCCTCAGGTGAGGGAGATAGCATTTGGGCTGGAAAGGGCTGGGTTTCGGTTCTTATGGGCATTGCGTGAACCGCCCAAGTCCGCTGTGTACCTCCCAAGCGACCCCGTAAACGTAGACGAGGTATTGCCACACGGGTTTTTAGAACGGACATGCAAATTGGGCTTAGTGTGCGGGTGGGTTCCGCAAGTGAAGATTCTGGCCCACCAAGCGATCGGAGGGTTCATATCGCATTGCGGGTGGAACTCTATTTTGGAGAGCTTGTGGTATGGGGTACCGATTGCCACTTGGCCGATTTACGCAGAACAACAAATGAACGCGTTTGAGATGGTGAAGGAATTGGGATTGGCAGTGGAGATTAGGCTGGACTATAGGGAGGGAAGTAATTTGGTGATGGCGGAGGAGGTGGAGAGAAGCATAAAGAGCTTGATGGACGGTGATCATGTGGTGAGGACTAGGGTGAAAGACATGAGAGAGAAGAGTAGGGGAGCATTGATGGAAAATGGGTCTGCATACAAAGCACTAGAAGGTTTAATTGAGGAGCTAATGCCCAAGATTTGA
- the LOC112165263 gene encoding DNA polymerase eta isoform X2 yields the protein MGCFYVQVEQRKNPELRGLPMAVVQYNSWQGGRLIAVSYEAQRCGVKHSMRGAESKQVCPQIQLVQVPVARGKADLNSYWSAGSEVVSILSRKGRCERASIDEVYLDLTDAAETMLAEAPPERLEAIEEEALKSHVLGLDNEDRSEAKENVRRLLCKSNADRRDKLLACGALIVAELGLLVLKETEFTCSAGIAHNKMLAKLASGMNKPAQQTVVPLSSVKGLLESLPIRKMKQLGGELGSSLQSDLGVNTVGDLLQFSEEKLQEHYGINTGTWLWNIARGISGEEVEGRLLPKSYGPGKTFPGPQALKTISSLSNSPQHYTFCSNWSRPLRDLISLYQILIIETCSALT from the exons ATGGGCTGCTTCTACGTTCAAG TGGAGCAAAGGAAAAATCCGGAGTTAAGGGGCTTACCTATGGCTGTGGTACAGTATAACTCATGGCAAGGTGGGCGTTTGATTGCTGTCAGCTATGAGGCCCAGAGATGCGGTGTGAAACA TTCTATGCGAGGTGCTGAATCAAAGCAAGTCTGCCCACAAATTCAGCTGGTCCAAGTCCCAGTAGCACGGGGTAAAGCTGACCTGAACTCATACTGGAGTGCAGGTTCAGAG GTGGTTTCTATTCTATCAAGGAAGGGTCGATGCGAAAGGGCTTCAATTGACGAAGTGTATCTTGACCTTACTGATGCAGCAGAGACCATGTTAGCTGAAGCTCCTCCAGAAAGGTTGGAAGCGATTGAGGAGGAAGCTCTCAAGTCACATGTTTTGGGGCTTGATAACGAG GACAGAAGTGAAGCCAAAGAAAATGTGAGGAGATTGCTCTGCAAAAGCAATGCTGATCGCCGTGATAAGCTGCTAGCTTGTGGGGCTCTCATTGTTGCAGAACTTGGATTGCTAGTGTTGAAGGAGACAGAATTTACTTGTTCAGCTGGCATTGCTCATAATAAG ATGCTGGCCAAACTTGCAAGTGGTATGAATAAACCCGCACAACAAACTGTTGTGCCATTGTCATCTGTGAAAGGATTGCTAGAGTCCTTGCCGATTAGGAAAAT GAAACAGCTTGGAGGAGAGCTGGGGAGTAGTTTACAAAGTGATCTGGGTGTTAACACTGTTGGAGATTTATTGCAGTTTTCAGAGGAAAAGCTACAAGAACACTATGGAATCAATACTGG TACCTGGTTATGGAATATTGCAAGGGGGATAAGTGGGGAAGAAGTTGAGGGGCGCCTTCTTCCGAAGAGCTATGGTCCTGGGAAGACATTTCCTGGACCTCAGGCTTTGAAGACGATTTCTTCTTTAAGTAATTCTCCCCAACACTATACTTTTTGCAGTAATTGGTCTAGGCCATTAAGGGATCTAATCTCTTTATATCAAATTCTAATCATTGAAACTT GTTCAGCACTGACTTGA
- the LOC112165263 gene encoding DNA polymerase eta isoform X1 — MLIDGSWVCNVMTDNVGVEQRKNPELRGLPMAVVQYNSWQGGRLIAVSYEAQRCGVKHSMRGAESKQVCPQIQLVQVPVARGKADLNSYWSAGSEVVSILSRKGRCERASIDEVYLDLTDAAETMLAEAPPERLEAIEEEALKSHVLGLDNEDRSEAKENVRRLLCKSNADRRDKLLACGALIVAELGLLVLKETEFTCSAGIAHNKMLAKLASGMNKPAQQTVVPLSSVKGLLESLPIRKMKQLGGELGSSLQSDLGVNTVGDLLQFSEEKLQEHYGINTGLLGQVIQLLVWISFLIIIHGLHYLVMEYCKGDKWGRS; from the exons ATGTTGATAGATGGTTCATGGGTTTGCAATGTAATGACCGACAATGTTGGTG TGGAGCAAAGGAAAAATCCGGAGTTAAGGGGCTTACCTATGGCTGTGGTACAGTATAACTCATGGCAAGGTGGGCGTTTGATTGCTGTCAGCTATGAGGCCCAGAGATGCGGTGTGAAACA TTCTATGCGAGGTGCTGAATCAAAGCAAGTCTGCCCACAAATTCAGCTGGTCCAAGTCCCAGTAGCACGGGGTAAAGCTGACCTGAACTCATACTGGAGTGCAGGTTCAGAG GTGGTTTCTATTCTATCAAGGAAGGGTCGATGCGAAAGGGCTTCAATTGACGAAGTGTATCTTGACCTTACTGATGCAGCAGAGACCATGTTAGCTGAAGCTCCTCCAGAAAGGTTGGAAGCGATTGAGGAGGAAGCTCTCAAGTCACATGTTTTGGGGCTTGATAACGAG GACAGAAGTGAAGCCAAAGAAAATGTGAGGAGATTGCTCTGCAAAAGCAATGCTGATCGCCGTGATAAGCTGCTAGCTTGTGGGGCTCTCATTGTTGCAGAACTTGGATTGCTAGTGTTGAAGGAGACAGAATTTACTTGTTCAGCTGGCATTGCTCATAATAAG ATGCTGGCCAAACTTGCAAGTGGTATGAATAAACCCGCACAACAAACTGTTGTGCCATTGTCATCTGTGAAAGGATTGCTAGAGTCCTTGCCGATTAGGAAAAT GAAACAGCTTGGAGGAGAGCTGGGGAGTAGTTTACAAAGTGATCTGGGTGTTAACACTGTTGGAGATTTATTGCAGTTTTCAGAGGAAAAGCTACAAGAACACTATGGAATCAATACTGG TTTGTTGGGTCAAGTGATTCAACTGCTTGTTTGGATCTCATTTCTGATCATTATTCATGGATTGCACTACCTGGTTATGGAATATTGCAAGGGGGATAAGTGGGGAAGAAGTTGA